The Novipirellula aureliae sequence TCAAGTTCCCTAGTGCTTTGTCACACGAAGAATTGAAGGAAAGCATCTCTCGTGAGGGTGGCTTCCAGTCGCAGCTTACCGGGGCACGATGCCCCCAGCCACTCTTTTGCCAAGCCTAAAATCAAGCGGTGACTGAGGACTAGCCGCCGATCGAATACATGGGCCGCGAAGGACGCCGAAACGATAAATCGTCTGTCCCATGGCCCGCTTTCTTTTCCAGAACTGCGGTCTTAATCTTTTCAGCGATAACCTCGTCCGTCGCTCCACTGCGCATCAAGCTCTTCACGTCACCCGAATCCTCTCCGAAAAGACAACTGCGAAGTTGCCCATCGGCGGTCAATCGCAGTCGATTGCAGGTGCTGCAGAAGGGTTCACTCACCGAGGGGACGATTCCAATGCAGCCCGCGGAATCGACAAATCGATAGTCGGTTGCCGGCGACGAGTCCTGTTTTTCGACTTTTTCCAATACCCCAACCTGCTCGCGAAACAGATCCAAGATTTTTGCACCGGAGAGCATTTTCGCTTCCTCCCAGTTCGCATCAGAATCGAGGGGCATGAATTCAATGAATCGTACTGGAATTCCTGTACGCTTCGTCAACGCTGCAAACGCTTTGATCTGGAATTCTGTCAAACCCTGCATCGCAATCGAATTGATCTTGACGGACATTCCGATCGAGATTGCGCGGTCGATCCCGTCGAGCACCTTTTGCAGGCCCGGTCGCCGAGTCGCTTGGCGAAACGAGGCTTCATCGAGTGCATCAAGACTGACATTCACACTGCGTAAGCCGGCAGCGAACAATCGTTCAAGCTGGT is a genomic window containing:
- the moaA gene encoding GTP 3',8-cyclase MoaA is translated as MLIDRFGRVHTSLRISVTDRCNLRCTYCMPAATPDYQERSEILSFEEIERFVQIAAGLGVDDVRVTGGEPLVRAELWNLMEKIVAVKGLEKVSLTTNGILLSDQLERLFAAGLRSVNVSLDALDEASFRQATRRPGLQKVLDGIDRAISIGMSVKINSIAMQGLTEFQIKAFAALTKRTGIPVRFIEFMPLDSDANWEEAKMLSGAKILDLFREQVGVLEKVEKQDSSPATDYRFVDSAGCIGIVPSVSEPFCSTCNRLRLTADGQLRSCLFGEDSGDVKSLMRSGATDEVIAEKIKTAVLEKKAGHGTDDLSFRRPSRPMYSIGG